One genomic segment of Podarcis raffonei isolate rPodRaf1 chromosome 7, rPodRaf1.pri, whole genome shotgun sequence includes these proteins:
- the SYBU gene encoding syntabulin isoform X3: MLSPVTNGRHGNFLSVPVRTLAVPSQSDDTGCPSSQSVSPVKTPPDAGNSPVGFCTGNDGGDYTRKKFNSGTMGDGTQQPARYKKETKTSFIKPGSEADFSSSSSTGSISAPEVHMSAAGSKRSSFSRNRGPHGRNNGALSYKSGSSPPTTSREKDFLSMLCKNQLSPISTHPNYEASSASSSNSGSYKGSDNSPILRRPARYTSCGENHGIKPPSPEQYLTPLQQKEVTVRHLKTKLKESESRLQERETEIKELKSQLARMREDWIEEECHRVEAQLALKEARKEIKQLKQVIETMKNSLAEKDKGIQKYFVDINIQNKKLETLLQSMEMAQNGSCHEDHSLDYVCGSPDKSLTPSAAYSKMADSMLMEDHSVEDMADSGVLLSDDVANGNDVFEETAMDATLELFTPSPLNHLDLVKNLTNAKEEDDSHSHSLAMEQAVQADVLLYSSSMEQLIQNIFKAHEGRPISPSSASKESDGSGLESITDLLVDLTPCDPNSAILLSPLESAHDAVDSRYYENRVMKELDFTDCYAEGFGNVTKLSERSVVKRYWSSSFFVDALAVAAPILPTVMWMFSTQRGGTNPVYNFGALLRGCCLVALNSLRHVPVSVRP; this comes from the exons ATGTTATCTCCGGTTACGAATGGACGACATGGAAATTTCCTCTCCGTTCCAGTCAGGACTCTGGCTGTGCCTTCACAATCTG atgacacaggtTGCCCCAGCAGCCAGTCCGTTTCTCCAGTTAAGACTCCTCCTGATGCTGGAAACAGTCCAGTTGGTTTTTGTACAGGCAATGATGGAGGAGACTACACAAGGAAGAAATTTAATTCGGGAACAATGGGGGATGGAACTCAACAGCCGGCTCGATATAAGAAGGAAACAAAGACAAGCTTCATAAAGCCAG gAAGCGAAGCTGATTTTAGCTCCTCAAGCAGTACAGGCAGCATCTCAGCTCCTGAAGTCCACATGTCTGCTGCTGGAAGCAAGAGGTCATCTTTTTCTCGCAA CCGGGGTCCCCACGGACGGAATAACGGAGCCTTGTCCTACAAGTCTGGATCTAGCCCTCCTACCACGTCCCGCGAAAAGGACTTCCTGTCAATGCTGTGCAAAAATCAGTTGAGTCCCATTAGCACCCACCCGAATTATGAGGCTTCTTCGGCCAGCAGCAGCAATTCAGGCTCATACAAGGGAAGTGATAACAGCCCCATTTTGAG GCGGCCGGCAAGATACACCTCTTGTGGAGAGAACCACGGCATCAAACCACCTAGCCCAGAGCAGTATCTGACCCCTCTGCAGCAAAAGGAAGTTACAGTGAGGCACCTGAAAACAAAACTGAAGGAATCTGAGAGCAGACTGCAAGAAAG AGAAACAGAAATCAAGGAACTCAAATCTCAACTTGCCCGCATGAGGGAAGACTGGATTGAAGAAGAGTGTCATCGGGTGGAAGCCCAGCTTGCCTtgaaggaagcaaggaaggagATCAAACAACTCAAGCAGGTTATCGAAACCATGAAGAACAGCTTGGCTGAGAAAGACAAAGGGATTCAGAAGTATTTTGTGGACATCAACATCCAGAACAAGAAGCTGGAGACCTTGCTCCAGAGCATGGAAATGGCACAGAACGGCTCTTGTCACGAGGATCACAGCCTAGATTATGTGTGTGGGTCACCTGATAAGTCTTTGACTCCAAGTGCGGCCTACTCCAAAATGGCTGACAGCATGCTCATGGAAGACCACTCTGTGGAGGATATGGCAGATAGCGGTGTATTGCTTAGTGACGACGTGGCCAATGGGAACGATGTATTTGAAGAGACAGCGATGGACGCCACACTCGAACTCTTTACACCTTCCCCCTTAAACCATTTGGATCTCGTTAAAAACCTCACAaacgccaaagaagaagatgacagCCACAGCCATAGTTTGGCAATGGAGCAGGCAGTTCAGGCTGATGTGTTGCTGTACAGCTCAAGCATGGAGCAGCTGATTCAGAACATATTCAAGGCGCACGAGGGACGCCCCATCAGTCCTTCTTCAGCTTCGAAAGAATCCGACGGATCTGGTCTCGAAAGCATCACAGACTTGCTTGTGGACTTGACTCCATGCGATCCGAATTCCGCTATCCTTTTATCCCCGCTGGAGTCGGCACACGATGCTGTGGATTCTAGGTATTACGAAAACAGAGTCATGAAGGAACTGGACTTCACAGACTGTTACGCCGAAGGCTTTGGGAATGTCACGAAGTTGTCCGAGAGGAGCGTTGTGAAAAGATACTGGAGCAGCAGCTTCTTTGTTGATGCTTTGGCCGTAGCCGCTCCCATCCTGCCAACGGTAATGTGGATGTTCAGTACCCAGCGAGGAGGGACTAACCCTGTCTACAATTTCGGAGCATTGCTTCGAGGATGCTGCTTGGTTGCCTTGAATTCTCTCCGCCACGTACCCGTCAGCGTCCGACCCTAG